A window of Parasynechococcus marenigrum WH 8102 contains these coding sequences:
- the tig gene encoding trigger factor, translating into MSAAALKVTTESRPGSRLAVTVTVPAERTKTSYEDAINSLSRSINLPGFRKGKVPRTVVIQQLGAVRIKASALETMVDGAWRDAIQQESLEPISQPELSGGFEGLLDSFTPGEAVTITLEADVAPTPKLKSTKGLKASFEPVAYDAAKVDEMLEDSRKQLATVVPVEGRAAEQGDIAVLGFKGTYSDDGSEIEGGSADSMDVDLEHGRMIPGFIEGVIGMAVGDSKTVDCQFPDDYPKEDARGRKAAFEIELKDLKTRELPELNDAFAKQASEQETLAELRQELEQRLKDDAERRQTSNRRDALIGALVEQLEVELPEALIQQESRNLLEQTAAQFAQQGMDVKSLFTPDLVRNLMQNSRPEAEERLRRSFALTALAEAEGISVEDDAVDAKIKEVKKELAADAKIDPQRLRQAVMDDLIQEQLMSWLEENSTLTEQAPAADDADDAEKPAAKKKPAAKKKTPAKSKTDAEA; encoded by the coding sequence ATGAGCGCTGCCGCCTTGAAGGTGACCACCGAAAGCCGCCCCGGCAGCCGTCTGGCGGTGACCGTGACGGTCCCGGCTGAGCGCACCAAGACCAGCTACGAGGACGCGATCAACAGCCTCAGCCGCAGCATCAACCTGCCGGGGTTCCGCAAGGGCAAGGTGCCGCGGACGGTGGTGATTCAGCAGCTTGGTGCCGTACGGATCAAGGCCTCTGCCCTGGAAACCATGGTGGATGGCGCCTGGCGCGATGCCATCCAGCAGGAATCCCTCGAACCGATCAGCCAGCCGGAACTCAGCGGTGGCTTCGAAGGTCTGCTGGATTCCTTCACACCCGGCGAAGCCGTCACGATCACCCTCGAGGCGGATGTTGCCCCTACGCCCAAGCTCAAAAGCACCAAAGGGCTGAAAGCCAGCTTTGAACCGGTGGCTTACGACGCCGCCAAAGTGGACGAAATGCTGGAGGACTCCCGCAAGCAACTGGCCACGGTGGTGCCGGTCGAGGGCCGCGCAGCCGAACAGGGCGACATCGCCGTGCTCGGGTTCAAGGGCACCTACAGCGATGACGGCTCGGAGATCGAAGGCGGCAGCGCCGACTCCATGGATGTGGACCTCGAGCATGGCCGGATGATCCCCGGCTTCATCGAAGGGGTGATCGGCATGGCAGTGGGCGACAGCAAAACCGTCGACTGCCAGTTCCCGGATGACTATCCCAAGGAGGATGCCCGCGGCCGCAAGGCGGCCTTCGAGATCGAGCTAAAGGACCTCAAAACCCGCGAGCTGCCGGAGCTGAATGACGCCTTCGCCAAGCAGGCCAGCGAACAGGAGACCCTGGCGGAGCTGCGTCAGGAGCTGGAACAACGGCTCAAGGACGACGCCGAACGTCGCCAGACCAGCAACCGCCGCGATGCCCTGATTGGCGCCTTGGTGGAGCAGTTGGAAGTGGAACTGCCAGAGGCCCTGATCCAACAGGAGAGCCGCAATCTGCTGGAGCAGACCGCTGCACAGTTCGCCCAGCAGGGCATGGATGTGAAATCGCTGTTCACCCCAGACCTGGTGCGCAACCTGATGCAGAATTCACGGCCCGAAGCCGAGGAGCGTCTGCGCCGCAGCTTTGCCCTCACCGCTCTGGCGGAAGCCGAAGGGATCTCGGTGGAGGACGACGCCGTGGACGCCAAGATCAAAGAGGTGAAAAAAGAGCTGGCTGCAGACGCCAAGATCGACCCGCAGCGCCTGCGCCAGGCGGTGATGGATGACTTGATTCAGGAGCAGCTGATGAGCTGGCTGGAGGAGAACAGCACGCTCACCGAACAGGCACCGGCGGCGGATGATGCCGACGACGCCGAGAAGCCAGCTGCCAAGAAAAAGCCCGCCGCGAAGAAGAAAACGCCCGCCAAGTCCAAAACGGACGCCGAGGCTTGA
- a CDS encoding aspartate-semialdehyde dehydrogenase encodes MSSSFPARPLNVAVLGASGAVGQELLLLLEERNFPVAELKLLASARSAGSTQQWNGRTITLEEVNAAAFEGVDLVLASAGGSVSRQWRDAITAAGAVMVDNSSAFRMEEGVPLVVPEVNPDAALAHNGVIANPNCTTILLTLALAPLAARRPMRRVVVSTYQSASGAGARAMEELKTLSQTVLDGGTPQGEVLPYSLAFNLFLHNSPLQANSYCEEEMKMVNETRKIMDLPDLRFTATCVRVPVLRAHSEAVNIEFEQPFPVEEARSLLSAAPGVELIEDPATNRFPMPTDVTGRDPVAVGRIRQDISDPNALELWLCGDQIRKGAALNAVQLAELLLPS; translated from the coding sequence TTGTCCTCGTCTTTTCCAGCCCGTCCCCTCAACGTTGCTGTTCTCGGCGCCAGTGGTGCGGTCGGTCAGGAGTTGCTTCTACTCCTAGAGGAACGCAACTTTCCGGTAGCTGAATTGAAGCTGCTGGCTTCGGCACGCTCCGCCGGCAGCACGCAGCAGTGGAACGGCCGCACGATCACCCTCGAGGAGGTGAACGCTGCGGCGTTTGAGGGAGTGGATCTTGTGCTGGCCTCCGCTGGCGGGTCGGTGTCGCGGCAGTGGCGTGACGCGATCACCGCCGCGGGTGCAGTGATGGTGGATAACTCCAGTGCCTTCCGCATGGAAGAGGGTGTTCCTCTGGTGGTGCCGGAGGTCAATCCCGATGCAGCGTTGGCCCACAACGGGGTGATCGCCAACCCCAACTGCACCACGATCCTGCTCACCCTCGCCCTGGCGCCTCTGGCCGCTAGACGCCCGATGCGACGGGTTGTGGTGAGTACCTATCAGTCCGCCAGCGGTGCCGGCGCCCGGGCGATGGAGGAGCTCAAAACCCTGTCGCAGACCGTGCTCGATGGAGGCACCCCCCAAGGAGAGGTGCTGCCCTACTCACTGGCCTTCAATCTGTTCCTGCACAACTCTCCGCTGCAGGCCAACAGCTACTGCGAGGAGGAGATGAAGATGGTGAACGAGACCCGCAAGATCATGGATCTGCCGGATCTCCGTTTCACGGCCACCTGCGTGCGTGTTCCGGTGCTGCGGGCCCATTCCGAGGCCGTCAACATCGAATTTGAGCAGCCGTTCCCGGTGGAGGAGGCGCGTTCTCTGTTGAGCGCGGCCCCTGGCGTTGAGTTGATCGAGGATCCGGCCACCAACCGCTTCCCCATGCCCACCGATGTCACGGGCCGGGATCCGGTTGCTGTGGGGCGCATCCGTCAGGACATCAGCGATCCGAACGCTCTGGAGTTGTGGCTCTGCGGTGATCAGATCCGCAAGGGAGCGGCCCTGAATGCCGTTCAGCTCGCCGAACTGCTGCTGCCGTCATGA
- the dapA gene encoding 4-hydroxy-tetrahydrodipicolinate synthase translates to MTSPAALSPTPFGRVVTAMVTPFDDSGAVDLPLAGRLARHLVEQGSDGLVVSGTTGESPTLSWQEQLQLLQAVREAVGSDAQVLAGTGSNCTAEAVEATRQAAAAGADGALVVVPYYNKPPQDGLAAHFRAIAEAAPELPLMLYNIPGRTGCSMAPETVAQLMDCPNVVSFKAASGTTEEVTALRLACSSKLAIYSGDDGLTLPMISVGAVGVVSVASHVVGPQIRAMIDAYMQGDAAVALALHEQLQPVFKALFATTNPIPVKAALQLNGWSVGDPRPPLSPLPDDMRSTLAQTMAALRQT, encoded by the coding sequence ATGACTTCCCCCGCTGCCCTGTCTCCCACACCCTTTGGCCGCGTTGTCACGGCGATGGTCACGCCGTTTGATGATTCGGGTGCGGTGGATCTTCCCCTGGCGGGACGCTTGGCTCGTCATCTTGTGGAGCAGGGTTCCGATGGCCTGGTGGTGAGCGGTACCACCGGTGAATCTCCCACCCTGAGCTGGCAGGAGCAGTTGCAGTTGCTGCAGGCCGTGCGTGAGGCGGTGGGTTCGGATGCCCAGGTGCTGGCTGGCACCGGCAGCAACTGCACCGCTGAGGCGGTCGAGGCCACCCGGCAAGCTGCCGCCGCCGGTGCCGATGGCGCGCTGGTGGTGGTTCCGTATTACAACAAACCCCCTCAGGACGGCCTGGCTGCTCATTTCCGTGCCATCGCCGAGGCAGCACCAGAACTGCCACTGATGCTCTACAACATTCCTGGGCGGACGGGATGCAGCATGGCGCCGGAGACGGTGGCGCAGCTGATGGACTGCCCCAACGTCGTCAGTTTCAAGGCCGCCAGTGGCACCACCGAGGAGGTCACGGCCCTGCGGCTGGCCTGCAGTTCGAAGCTTGCGATCTACAGCGGTGACGACGGCCTCACCCTGCCGATGATCTCCGTTGGAGCCGTGGGTGTGGTGAGTGTGGCCAGTCATGTGGTCGGCCCCCAGATCCGCGCCATGATTGATGCCTACATGCAGGGCGACGCAGCCGTCGCCCTTGCCCTTCACGAACAGCTGCAGCCTGTGTTCAAGGCCCTGTTCGCCACCACCAATCCGATTCCGGTCAAAGCCGCGCTTCAACTCAACGGCTGGTCCGTCGGCGATCCCCGTCCACCCTTGTCTCCCTTACCTGACGACATGAGATCAACCCTTGCCCAAACCATGGCTGCCCTTCGTCAGACCTGA